One Carcharodon carcharias isolate sCarCar2 chromosome 1, sCarCar2.pri, whole genome shotgun sequence DNA window includes the following coding sequences:
- the LOC121268922 gene encoding short coiled-coil protein isoform X7: MMNADMEVIDPENQVELEEKTRLINQVLELQHTLEELSARVDAVKEENLKLKSENQVLGQYIENLMSASSVFQTTDTKSKRK, translated from the exons TAATTGACCCTGAGAACCAAGTAGAATTAGAAGAGAAAACACGACTGATTAATCAAGTGTTGGAACTTCAACACACTTTAGAag AGCTGTCTGCACGCGTGGATGCTGTAAAAGAAGAGAATCTGAAACTAAAGTCTGAAAATCAAGTTCTCGGGCAGTACATAGAAAATCTCATGTCGGCTTCTAGCGTTTTCCAGACAACAGACACAAAAAGCAAACGAAAGTAA